The following proteins are encoded in a genomic region of Pyrus communis chromosome 11, drPyrComm1.1, whole genome shotgun sequence:
- the LOC137709036 gene encoding uncharacterized protein, whose product MSHANLMNNYFNPNSVYTEEDFKSRFQIRRHIFEHLLRDVQQVNPYFRQKLDRVDRPGFSPHQKVTVALRMMAYGSPADSMDETHGMSESTCLDTLQQFCDTIVQVHKDEYLREPNQEDLNRLLRKAEYRGFLAEGKAPQLHYYINNRQYNMGYYLADGIYPKWATLVQAIPNPRNDAKKLFTLHQEAYRKDVERAFGILLARWKIISEPARGWSRENLDSIMMSCIILHNMIVEDE is encoded by the exons ATGTCGCAtgccaatctgatgaacaactactttaACCCCAATTCGGTGTAcacagaagaggatttcaaaagTCGCTTCCAGATAAGGCGTCATATCTTCGAGCATTTACTTCGTGATGTCCAGCaagtcaatccatactttcgacagAAGCTGGACAGAGTAGACCgccctggtttctcacctcatcagaaggttactgttgcacttcgaatgatggcctatggctccccagctgattcgatggatgaaacccatggtatgtctgagtctacatgccttgatactcttCAACAATTCtgtgacacaattgttcaggttcacaaagacgagtacctccgcgagccaaatcaagaagatctgaatCGGCTCCTTCGCAAAGCTGAATATCGTGGGTTTCTag cggaaggtaaagcacctcaacttcactactacatcaacaaccgtcaatacaatatggggtattacttggcagatggcatttacccaaagtgggcgacacttgtccaagcaattccaaaccctaggaatgatgcaaaaaagttgtttaccttacaccaagaggcataccggaaagatgttgagagagctttcggtATTCTACTAGCACGGTGGAAGATTATTAGCGAACcggcaagagggtggagtcgagaaaatttggactccatcatgatgtcttgcatcatattacacaatatgatagtggaggatgag
- the LOC137709323 gene encoding probable nucleoside diphosphate kinase 5, producing MLPRVGSFVSNFLLIGFVVSLSLPCRSDATAEKEMTLAIIKPDGLYDNYTDKIKNAISDSGFRILNERLVQLDEDAAMSFYAEHSSRSFFSDLVKYMTSGPVLIMVLEKENAVADWRTLIGPTDASKAKITHPNSIRALCGKDLQRNCVHGSDSLLSAQREISFFFKEKSPGSGSMEHDEL from the exons ATGCTCCCCAGAGTGGGTTCGTTCGTCTCTAACTTTCTCTTGATCGGCTTTGtggtctctctgtctctcccttGCAG GTCTGATGCAACTGCAGAGAAGGAGATGACATTAGCAATAATAAAGCCAGATGGGTTGTATGATAACTACACTGATAAGATAAAGAACGCTATTTCGGATTCTGGTTTTAGAATCCTCAACGAAAGGCTCGTCCAACTTGACGAGGACGCTGCAATGAGCTTCTATGCCGAGCATTCTTCAAGGAGCTTCTTTTCTGACCTAGTCAAGTACATGACAAG TGGACCAGTATTGATTATGGTTTTGGAGAAGGAAAACGCTGTTGCAGATTGGCGCACTTTAATTGGCCCAACTGATGCAAGTAAAGCAAAGATTACTCATCCCAACAG CATAAGAGCATTGTGCGGGAAGGATTTACAAAGAAACTGTGTTCATGGGTCGGATTCTCTTCTATCAGCTCAACGAGAgatctcatttttcttcaaaGAAAAGTCTCCAG GCAGCGGAAGCATGGAGCATGACGAATTGTAG